From Bradyrhizobium sp. 4:
CGGCGAGGCCAAAATCCTCGACCGTCAGCCCCTGCGCATCGACCAACCGCCCGTTCTCGGACGTCACGTTCATGAAGCGACCGACACGGTCGGCATAGGCGACGCCGTCATTGGAATAGGCGAGGCAAAACTTGCGGCGGCCGGCCATGTAGCCGAGCTCGTAGACGGTCCCGGGATCGGCGCCCGCGCCGCGGAACGGCGTGAGGTTGGCGATGATGGCATCGGCCGCATCCATCATCGCCTCGTTGCCGCAAAAGATCTGCCGCGAGGCATCGGGAGCGGCGAGGTCGATCTCGTTGTCGAGGGGATAGAGGCCGGTGAGGCCGTGCGCAGCACAGATCGCGGCCTTCTGCCGGCCGATCGCGACCGCATCTGGCAGGAACACGTCGGGGCCTGCCAGATAGATTTTCATCGAGCTGCTTCGCGGAAGGTCGAAGCTCGCTGTCAGGCGAGCTTGACCGTCTCGGCCTTGACGTCCTTGCCGAGCGCCTCGAACACCTTGGCGACGATGCCCTTGGCGTCGAGACCGGCACGACCGTACATCGCCGCCGGGGTGTCGTGGTCCTGGAACACGTCGGGCAGCACCATGGTGCGGAACCGCACCAGGCCGCTGTCGAGCGCGCCCTGATCGCTCAGGTACTGCGCGACATGCGAGCCGAAACCGCCGACCGAGCCTTCCTCGATGGTGATGAGGATCTCGTGGTCGCGCGCCAGCTTGAGCACCAGCTCGGTGTCCAGCGGCTTCATGAAGCGCGCATCCGCGATCGTGGTCGAAAGGCCGTGGGCTGCGAGCTCGTCGGCGGCCTTCTCGCATTCGGCAAGGCGCGTGCCGAAGGAGAGCAGGGCAATCTTGCTGCCCTGGCGAACGATGCGGCCCTTGCCGATCTCGAGCGGAATGCCGACTTCGGGCATCTCGATGCCGCGGCCTTCGCCGCGCGGATAGCGCAGCGAGCTCGGACGATCGTTGATCGCGACCTGGGTTGCAACCATGTGCACCAGCTCGGCTTCGTCGGCCGCGGCCATGATCACCATGTTCGGCAGACAGCCGAGATAGGCGTTGTCGAACGAGCCGGCATGGGTGGCGCCGTCGGCGCCGACGAGGCCGGCGCGGTCGATGGCGAAGCGCACGGGCAGGCTCTGGATCGCGACGTCATGCACGATCTGGTCGTAGCCGCGCTGCAGGAAGGTCGAGTAGATCGCGCAGAAGGGCTTGTAGCCTTCGGTGGCGAGGCCGGCGGCGAACGTCACTGCGTGCTGCTCGGCAATGCCGACGTCGAAGGTGCGGTCCGGGAACGCCTTGTTGAAGATGTCGACGCCGGTGCCGGAGGGCATCGCCGCGGTGATGGCGACGATCTTGTCGTCCTTCTCCGCTTCCTTGACAAGGCTCTGGCCGAACACGTTCTGATAGGCCGGCGCGTTCGGCTTGGACTTGGCCTGGGTGCCGGTCGCAACGTCGAACTTGACCACGGCGTGGTACTTGTCGGCGGAGGCTTCCGCCGGGCCGTAGCCCTTGCCCTTCTGCGTCACGACGTGAACCAGGATCGGGCCGGTCTCCATGTCGCGCACGTTCTTCAGAACGGGCAGAAGATGGTCGAGGTTATGGCCGTCGATCGGGCCGACGTAATAGAAGCCGAGCTCCTCGAACAGCGTGCCGCCGTCCATCATGAAGCCGCGGGAATATTCCTCGACGCGGTTGGCGCGGCTGGCGATGATCTTGGGCAAGCGCTTGTTGATCTGCTTGGCCGCATCGCGCAGCGTGCGGTAGGTCTTGCCCGAGTAGAGCCGCGACAGGTAGGCGCTCATCGCGCCGACCGGCGGTGCGATCGACATGTCGTTGTCGTTGAGGATGACGATCAGGCGCGAGTTCATCGCACCCGCATTGTTCATGGCCTCATAGGCCATGCCCGCCGACATCGCGCCGTCACCGATGACGGCGATAACGTTGTTCTTGCCGCCAGCGAGGTCGCGCGCGACCGCCATGCCGAGGCCGGCGGAGATCGAGGTCGAGGAATGCGCGGCTCCGAACGGATCGTAATCGCTCTCGCTGCGCTTGGTGAAGCCGGACAGACCGCCGCCGGTGCGCAGTGTGCGGATGCGATCGCGCCGGCCGGTGAGGATCTTGTGCGGATAGGCCTGGTGGCCGACGTCCCAGATCAGCCGGTCGCGCGGGGTGTCGAAGACGTAATGGATCGCAGTGGTGAGCTCGACCACGCCGAGGCCTGCGCCGAAATGACCGCCGGTCACCGAGACGGCATCGATGGTCTCCTGACGCAGCTCGTCGGCGACCTGGCGAACCTGCTCGACCTTGAGCTTGCGCAGGTCGTCGGGCGTCCGGATGGTGTCGAGAAGCGGCGTTTTACTATATGCGTTCACGGCGATTTCCAATTTGTCAGCGCCGGAAGATCGTTCCGGTGCGCGATGGGTTTGCTCAATATCGGCGCAGCGCGAGTCCTTAAACCGTCGGAGCCACCTGCATGGGGCAAAGCCCCGTCTTCAAGCTTAGGTGAGCTTAAGTGCTCTCCGGTTCAGTCTCTGTGATCCCTGTCACTTAGATCGGCTTCGTCCATCCCAGCCAATTCATCAGCAGTTTGAAGCGCTTGTCGTCGGCAATCAGTGCCTACGCAAGG
This genomic window contains:
- a CDS encoding nucleoside 2-deoxyribosyltransferase; this translates as MKIYLAGPDVFLPDAVAIGRQKAAICAAHGLTGLYPLDNEIDLAAPDASRQIFCGNEAMMDAADAIIANLTPFRGAGADPGTVYELGYMAGRRKFCLAYSNDGVAYADRVGRFMNVTSENGRLVDAQGLTVEDFGLADNLMMIHALELHGCPLVTPAQMPIDVWHDLAAFEACVRMAAARLIAT
- the dxs gene encoding 1-deoxy-D-xylulose-5-phosphate synthase, with translation MNAYSKTPLLDTIRTPDDLRKLKVEQVRQVADELRQETIDAVSVTGGHFGAGLGVVELTTAIHYVFDTPRDRLIWDVGHQAYPHKILTGRRDRIRTLRTGGGLSGFTKRSESDYDPFGAAHSSTSISAGLGMAVARDLAGGKNNVIAVIGDGAMSAGMAYEAMNNAGAMNSRLIVILNDNDMSIAPPVGAMSAYLSRLYSGKTYRTLRDAAKQINKRLPKIIASRANRVEEYSRGFMMDGGTLFEELGFYYVGPIDGHNLDHLLPVLKNVRDMETGPILVHVVTQKGKGYGPAEASADKYHAVVKFDVATGTQAKSKPNAPAYQNVFGQSLVKEAEKDDKIVAITAAMPSGTGVDIFNKAFPDRTFDVGIAEQHAVTFAAGLATEGYKPFCAIYSTFLQRGYDQIVHDVAIQSLPVRFAIDRAGLVGADGATHAGSFDNAYLGCLPNMVIMAAADEAELVHMVATQVAINDRPSSLRYPRGEGRGIEMPEVGIPLEIGKGRIVRQGSKIALLSFGTRLAECEKAADELAAHGLSTTIADARFMKPLDTELVLKLARDHEILITIEEGSVGGFGSHVAQYLSDQGALDSGLVRFRTMVLPDVFQDHDTPAAMYGRAGLDAKGIVAKVFEALGKDVKAETVKLA